A genomic segment from Triticum dicoccoides isolate Atlit2015 ecotype Zavitan chromosome 1A, WEW_v2.0, whole genome shotgun sequence encodes:
- the LOC119353544 gene encoding uncharacterized protein LOC119353544 isoform X2, translated as MGGDYVVMPILLCFLFRTCQLTLANSIDLDGNLAMDEKNTTLLRHKSFHFPWRANIKDEGSDIISHYAIWHTKPGIFYGLRAEMSIWASPNQENSQESGASLQIYCQDGGNYNLIQAGFHISPSLYHNKDIRFFTYWTKDLKSRGCYNLKCPGFVSARGANLDPNSEDWVVYRHDLEKPSLLGHFPKKLCPGIPRIQALTGFVNYFKNAHGPPMGSGHFPNYEDHDDKKSAYFRRIRYYTPNGRSYNLFGVPMVKLLDRLDCYRANGLVFDYKRGFMFNYGGPSGCVG; from the exons ATGGGAGGTGATTATGTTGTCATGCCGATCTTATTGTGCTTTTTGTTTAGAACTTGCCAACTCACCTTGGCTAATTCGATAGACTTAGATGGCAATCTCGCAATGGATGAGAAG AACACCACTCTTTTAAGACATAAATCTTTCCATTTTCCTTGGAGAGCTAATATCAAGGATGAAGGAAGCGACATTATTTCTCAT TATGCAATATGGCACACAAAGCCAGGAATATTCTATGGCCTTCGAGCTGAGATGAGTATATGGGCTTCACCAAATCAAGAAAACTCTCAAGAATCTGGAGCATCCTTACAGATCTATTGTCAAGATGGAGGAAACTACAACTTAATTCAAGCTGGATTTCAC ATTTCCCCCTCTTTATACCATAACAAAGATATTCGCTTCTTTACGTATTGGACT AAGGACTTGAAATCAAGGGGGTGCTACAACTTGAAGTGCCCAGGATTTGTTTCTGCACGTGGAGCTAATCTG GATCCAAATTCTGAAGATTGGGTGGTGTACCGTCATGATTTAGAAAAACCATCATTATTGGGACATTTTCCAAAGAAGCTTTGCCCTGGAATACCACGTATACAAGCCTTGACTGGTTTCGTGAATTACTTCAAGAATGCACATGGTCCTCCAATGGGTAGTGGCCACTTCCCCAATTATGAGGATCATGACGATAAGAAATCTGCGTACTTCAGGCGCATTCGGTATTACACTCCAAATGGTCGTTCTTATAACCTGTTTGGCGTTCCCATGGTCAAGTTACTTGATAGGCTAGATTGTTATAGAGCAAATGGTTTAGTTTTTGATTATAAGAGGGGTTTTATGTTCAACTATGGTGGACCAAGTGGTTGTGTTGGTTGA
- the LOC119353544 gene encoding uncharacterized protein LOC119353544 isoform X1, with the protein MGGDYVVMPILLCFLFRTCQLTLANSIDLDGNLAMDEKNTTLLRHKSFHFPWRANIKDEGSDIISHYAIWHTKPGIFYGLRAEMSIWASPNQENSQESGASLQIYCQDGGNYNLIQAGFHISPSLYHNKDIRFFTYWTKDLKSRGCYNLKCPGFVSARGANLVPGQAISPPSIYGKQDYYIRLSLNQDPNSEDWVVYRHDLEKPSLLGHFPKKLCPGIPRIQALTGFVNYFKNAHGPPMGSGHFPNYEDHDDKKSAYFRRIRYYTPNGRSYNLFGVPMVKLLDRLDCYRANGLVFDYKRGFMFNYGGPSGCVG; encoded by the exons ATGGGAGGTGATTATGTTGTCATGCCGATCTTATTGTGCTTTTTGTTTAGAACTTGCCAACTCACCTTGGCTAATTCGATAGACTTAGATGGCAATCTCGCAATGGATGAGAAG AACACCACTCTTTTAAGACATAAATCTTTCCATTTTCCTTGGAGAGCTAATATCAAGGATGAAGGAAGCGACATTATTTCTCAT TATGCAATATGGCACACAAAGCCAGGAATATTCTATGGCCTTCGAGCTGAGATGAGTATATGGGCTTCACCAAATCAAGAAAACTCTCAAGAATCTGGAGCATCCTTACAGATCTATTGTCAAGATGGAGGAAACTACAACTTAATTCAAGCTGGATTTCAC ATTTCCCCCTCTTTATACCATAACAAAGATATTCGCTTCTTTACGTATTGGACT AAGGACTTGAAATCAAGGGGGTGCTACAACTTGAAGTGCCCAGGATTTGTTTCTGCACGTGGAGCTAATCTGGTACCTGGACAAGCCATTTCTCCTCCATCAATTTATGGCAAACAAGACTACTACATTAGACTTAGCCTCAATCAG GATCCAAATTCTGAAGATTGGGTGGTGTACCGTCATGATTTAGAAAAACCATCATTATTGGGACATTTTCCAAAGAAGCTTTGCCCTGGAATACCACGTATACAAGCCTTGACTGGTTTCGTGAATTACTTCAAGAATGCACATGGTCCTCCAATGGGTAGTGGCCACTTCCCCAATTATGAGGATCATGACGATAAGAAATCTGCGTACTTCAGGCGCATTCGGTATTACACTCCAAATGGTCGTTCTTATAACCTGTTTGGCGTTCCCATGGTCAAGTTACTTGATAGGCTAGATTGTTATAGAGCAAATGGTTTAGTTTTTGATTATAAGAGGGGTTTTATGTTCAACTATGGTGGACCAAGTGGTTGTGTTGGTTGA
- the LOC119353544 gene encoding uncharacterized protein LOC119353544 isoform X3 yields MGGDYVVMPILLCFLFRTCQLTLANSIDLDGNLAMDEKYAIWHTKPGIFYGLRAEMSIWASPNQENSQESGASLQIYCQDGGNYNLIQAGFHISPSLYHNKDIRFFTYWTKDLKSRGCYNLKCPGFVSARGANLVPGQAISPPSIYGKQDYYIRLSLNQDPNSEDWVVYRHDLEKPSLLGHFPKKLCPGIPRIQALTGFVNYFKNAHGPPMGSGHFPNYEDHDDKKSAYFRRIRYYTPNGRSYNLFGVPMVKLLDRLDCYRANGLVFDYKRGFMFNYGGPSGCVG; encoded by the exons ATGGGAGGTGATTATGTTGTCATGCCGATCTTATTGTGCTTTTTGTTTAGAACTTGCCAACTCACCTTGGCTAATTCGATAGACTTAGATGGCAATCTCGCAATGGATGAGAAG TATGCAATATGGCACACAAAGCCAGGAATATTCTATGGCCTTCGAGCTGAGATGAGTATATGGGCTTCACCAAATCAAGAAAACTCTCAAGAATCTGGAGCATCCTTACAGATCTATTGTCAAGATGGAGGAAACTACAACTTAATTCAAGCTGGATTTCAC ATTTCCCCCTCTTTATACCATAACAAAGATATTCGCTTCTTTACGTATTGGACT AAGGACTTGAAATCAAGGGGGTGCTACAACTTGAAGTGCCCAGGATTTGTTTCTGCACGTGGAGCTAATCTGGTACCTGGACAAGCCATTTCTCCTCCATCAATTTATGGCAAACAAGACTACTACATTAGACTTAGCCTCAATCAG GATCCAAATTCTGAAGATTGGGTGGTGTACCGTCATGATTTAGAAAAACCATCATTATTGGGACATTTTCCAAAGAAGCTTTGCCCTGGAATACCACGTATACAAGCCTTGACTGGTTTCGTGAATTACTTCAAGAATGCACATGGTCCTCCAATGGGTAGTGGCCACTTCCCCAATTATGAGGATCATGACGATAAGAAATCTGCGTACTTCAGGCGCATTCGGTATTACACTCCAAATGGTCGTTCTTATAACCTGTTTGGCGTTCCCATGGTCAAGTTACTTGATAGGCTAGATTGTTATAGAGCAAATGGTTTAGTTTTTGATTATAAGAGGGGTTTTATGTTCAACTATGGTGGACCAAGTGGTTGTGTTGGTTGA